Within Candidatus Cloacimonadota bacterium, the genomic segment AAGCCTAAAACGCCAAGTAGCCAGAAAACAAGCCCCAAATACAACAACCGAAAACCAATCTTGTACGGCATTCCCCATTATCATGATTAGTGCAGCAGCTATCAAACCTACAGATAGCAAGCGCAAGCGCTTAAATATTTGTTGAAACCAGGGTAACTTCTTTAGTTTTAGATAACTTACCGTAATAGTAAACATGATTATCAAAGAAGGCAGGATAACTCCAAACGTACAAAGCAACGAGCCAATAACTCCAGCTTTTTGGAAGCCGATAAAGGTGGCTGCATTAATGGCGATAGGACCGGGAGTCATCTGTGAAAGCGCTACCACTTGTACAAATTCTGCATCATTTAGCCAAGCATGCTTGAACACCACTTCCTGCTGGATCATTGCCAAAATGGCATAGCCACCGCCAAAACTAAACAAACCTATCTTGAAGAACACAAACAGCATGTTAATCAAGGTCATTTTCTTGCCTCATACACGGCATAAGCGATAGTGATCAGGATCAGATAAACAGGCGAAACATTGAGCATACCAACTGTTATGGCTATTGCCAGAGGAAACCACACATTTCTAAGATTTATCCCACTTTTCTTTGCCATCTCAATCAGCGGCACGGCTATAAGTGCAACCACAGCCGGATTTAATGCAGAAAACGCACGTTTCACCAATACTTGATCTGCATATTGACGAAACAACATAGCGATAACAATGATCGATATTGTAGAGGGCAGAATAGTTCCCAATACTGCCATTAGCATGCCGGATCTGCCTCGCACATGATAACCAGTATAGATGCTTATATTTACAGCAATCGGGCCAGGACAGCTTTGAGCAGCGGCAAGACCGTCCAGAAACTCCTCTTCGGTAATCCACCCATGCCTAGAACACACCTCTTTTTTGATGAGGGGGATCATTGCATAAGCGCCACCAATA encodes:
- a CDS encoding chromate transporter, whose product is MTLINMLFVFFKIGLFSFGGGYAILAMIQQEVVFKHAWLNDAEFVQVVALSQMTPGPIAINAATFIGFQKAGVIGSLLCTFGVILPSLIIMFTITVSYLKLKKLPWFQQIFKRLRLLSVGLIAAALIMIMGNAVQDWFSVVVFGACFLATWRFRLNPFTMLMVAAVFGMVFGSA
- a CDS encoding chromate transporter encodes the protein MLLKIFLTFLKIGAFTIGGAYAMIPLIKKEVCSRHGWITEEEFLDGLAAAQSCPGPIAVNISIYTGYHVRGRSGMLMAVLGTILPSTISIIVIAMLFRQYADQVLVKRAFSALNPAVVALIAVPLIEMAKKSGINLRNVWFPLAIAITVGMLNVSPVYLILITIAYAVYEARK